The Gemmatimonadota bacterium genome window below encodes:
- a CDS encoding isoleucine--tRNA ligase, with amino-acid sequence MKFPDYPDSVIRLEEQVLEQWRAEDLFRRTLEATAGAPEFVFYEGPPTANGRPGIHHVLSRTIKDLVCRYHTMRGLHITRIAGWDTHGLPVEIEAEKKLGISGKREIEEFGVARFNEVCRSSVFTYKEEWERLSERTGYWLDYSRPYVTFTPEYIESVWWILKQLYGRGLIYRGHKSVAYCPRCGTGLSSHEVALGYEEVNDPSLYFLAPIFGADGEADAEGRAFLVWTTTPWTLPSNAALALHPELPYVDVEVDGARLILAESRVPAVFGSSVAVRRRYRAGELVGLRYRRPFDLVPAPAGSEEAWRAVAEDFVSAEDGTGIVHLAPAFGADDYAAGQRHGLPMLQPLDDAGRFDARLPLVGGQFVKTADEVLVEDLKRRGLVFRYSLEPHTYPHCWRCSSPLLYIARDSWYIRTTAVKDQMLANNRQVHWYPHEVGSGRFGEWLAGNVDWALSRDRYWGTPLPAWVCDREAAHLEFIGSLAELAQRAGGLPEGFDPHKPFIDQPSWECATCGGVMRRTPEVIDVWFDSGAMPYAQWHYPFQNQDAWRRHFPADFICEGVDQTRGWFYSLMAISTLLELGPAYRNVVVNDLVLDAEGQKMSKSRGNVVDPWEAIAQFGADAIRWYLVTGSQPWVSKRFDAQALSESARRTFDTLANTYRFFALYANLEGWAASDADPPTARRAVLDRWLLSRLNALVEQVDRDMEAYEITRAARAVGDFIVDDVSNWYVRRSRDRFWGSADQADTRAAFRTLADTLLTVARLLAPVTPFHADWLHRALTGGTSVHLARFPESQAELQDPRLDVAMDAVRTLARLGRAAREELRLRVRQPLRTMYAVLPRGTEISQELLRLLSDELNVKEVRFLADAGELVELRAQPNFRALGKRFGPRTPWIAEQIRAIPAERLQALRQGQPLTIVVDGEGFELAPDELEVQEAARGELVIEADAGFTIALDRTVDRALRQEGLARELVNRIQRLRREAGLRVEDRIALGIAGAPDVLEAALEHREYIARETLAVRLEADAELANGFALTRELELDGLPARIALMPVEWPPQP; translated from the coding sequence ATGAAGTTTCCCGACTACCCCGACAGCGTGATCCGCCTCGAGGAGCAGGTGCTCGAGCAGTGGCGCGCCGAGGACCTCTTCCGGCGCACGCTCGAGGCTACGGCGGGCGCGCCCGAGTTCGTGTTCTACGAGGGCCCGCCCACGGCCAATGGCCGGCCCGGCATCCACCACGTGTTGAGCCGTACCATCAAGGATCTGGTCTGCCGCTATCACACCATGCGCGGCCTGCACATCACGCGGATTGCCGGCTGGGACACGCACGGCCTGCCGGTCGAGATCGAGGCAGAGAAGAAACTGGGGATCAGCGGCAAGCGGGAGATCGAGGAATTCGGCGTCGCCCGCTTTAACGAGGTGTGCCGCTCGAGCGTGTTCACCTACAAGGAGGAGTGGGAGCGGCTCTCGGAGCGGACCGGGTACTGGCTCGACTACTCGCGGCCGTATGTCACCTTCACGCCCGAGTACATCGAGAGCGTGTGGTGGATCCTGAAGCAGCTCTACGGGCGCGGCCTGATCTATCGCGGCCACAAGAGCGTGGCCTACTGCCCGCGCTGCGGCACCGGGCTCAGCTCCCATGAGGTCGCGCTGGGCTACGAAGAGGTCAATGACCCGTCCCTCTATTTCCTAGCGCCTATCTTCGGCGCGGACGGCGAGGCGGACGCCGAGGGCCGCGCCTTCCTGGTGTGGACGACGACGCCCTGGACCTTGCCCTCCAATGCCGCACTCGCCCTGCACCCCGAGCTGCCGTATGTCGATGTCGAGGTGGACGGGGCCCGGCTGATCCTGGCCGAGTCGCGCGTGCCCGCCGTGTTCGGCTCGAGTGTCGCCGTGCGCCGCCGCTACCGCGCCGGCGAACTGGTTGGCCTGCGCTACCGCCGGCCGTTCGACCTCGTTCCGGCGCCCGCCGGCAGCGAGGAGGCGTGGCGCGCGGTGGCCGAGGACTTCGTGAGCGCGGAGGACGGCACGGGCATCGTCCACCTCGCACCCGCCTTCGGCGCGGACGACTACGCCGCAGGGCAGCGCCACGGGCTGCCCATGCTCCAGCCGCTGGATGACGCCGGCCGCTTCGACGCCCGGCTGCCGCTGGTGGGCGGACAGTTCGTCAAGACGGCGGACGAGGTGCTGGTCGAGGACCTGAAGCGCCGGGGGCTGGTGTTCCGCTACTCCCTCGAGCCCCACACTTACCCGCACTGCTGGCGCTGCTCGAGCCCGCTGCTCTACATCGCCCGCGACTCGTGGTACATCCGCACTACGGCGGTCAAGGACCAGATGCTGGCGAACAACCGCCAGGTGCACTGGTACCCGCACGAGGTCGGCTCCGGCCGCTTCGGCGAGTGGCTGGCCGGCAACGTGGACTGGGCACTCTCCCGCGACCGCTACTGGGGCACGCCGCTCCCCGCCTGGGTCTGCGACCGCGAGGCCGCGCACCTCGAGTTCATCGGCTCGCTCGCTGAACTGGCCCAGCGCGCCGGCGGCCTGCCGGAAGGCTTCGATCCGCACAAGCCGTTCATTGACCAGCCGAGCTGGGAGTGCGCGACCTGCGGCGGCGTGATGCGCCGGACGCCCGAAGTGATCGACGTCTGGTTCGACTCGGGCGCCATGCCCTACGCGCAGTGGCACTACCCGTTCCAGAACCAGGACGCCTGGCGACGCCACTTCCCCGCCGACTTCATCTGCGAGGGCGTGGACCAGACCCGCGGCTGGTTTTACTCGCTCATGGCCATCTCGACGCTGCTCGAGCTGGGGCCAGCCTACCGCAATGTGGTGGTCAATGACTTGGTGCTGGATGCCGAGGGGCAGAAGATGTCCAAATCCCGCGGCAACGTGGTCGACCCCTGGGAGGCCATTGCGCAGTTCGGCGCCGACGCCATCCGCTGGTATCTGGTGACGGGCAGTCAGCCCTGGGTCAGCAAACGCTTCGATGCGCAGGCGCTGAGCGAGTCGGCGCGGCGCACCTTCGACACCCTGGCCAACACGTATCGCTTTTTCGCGCTCTATGCCAACCTTGAGGGCTGGGCGGCCTCGGACGCCGATCCGCCGACTGCCCGGCGAGCCGTGCTCGACCGCTGGCTGCTCTCGCGACTCAACGCGCTGGTCGAGCAGGTGGATCGCGACATGGAGGCCTACGAGATCACGCGCGCCGCCCGCGCGGTGGGCGATTTCATTGTGGACGACGTCTCGAACTGGTACGTCCGCCGCAGCCGCGACCGCTTCTGGGGCAGTGCCGACCAGGCGGACACGCGCGCCGCTTTCCGCACCCTGGCCGACACGCTGCTCACGGTCGCGCGACTCCTCGCACCCGTCACCCCCTTCCACGCGGACTGGCTGCACCGCGCGCTCACGGGCGGCACGAGTGTGCACCTCGCGCGCTTCCCCGAGTCGCAGGCGGAGCTGCAGGATCCGCGGCTGGACGTGGCCATGGATGCCGTGCGCACGCTCGCCCGGCTCGGCCGCGCCGCGCGCGAGGAGCTGAGGCTCCGCGTGCGCCAGCCGCTCCGCACCATGTACGCCGTTCTGCCACGTGGCACCGAGATCTCCCAGGAGCTGCTGCGTTTGCTCAGCGACGAGCTGAACGTGAAGGAGGTTCGCTTCCTCGCCGATGCCGGAGAGCTGGTCGAACTGCGCGCGCAACCGAATTTCCGCGCGCTGGGCAAGCGCTTCGGCCCGCGTACGCCCTGGATCGCCGAGCAGATCCGAGCCATTCCGGCCGAGCGGCTGCAGGCGCTCCGCCAGGGCCAGCCGCTCACCATTGTGGTGGACGGCGAGGGCTTCGAGCTTGCGCCGGACGAGCTCGAGGTGCAGGAAGCGGCGCGCGGTGAGCTGGTGATCGAGGCCGATGCCGGCTTCACCATTGCCCTCGACCGCACAGTGGACCGCGCTTTGCGCCAGGAAGGGTTGGCGCGCGAGCTGGTCAACCGCATCCAGCGGCTGCGGCGCGAGGCGGGGTTGCGCGTCGAAGATCGCATAGCCCTGGGAATTGCGGGCGCGCCGGACGTGCTCGAGGCCGCACTCGAGCACCGGGAGTACATTGCCCGGGAAACGCTGGCCGTTCGCCTCGAGGCCGACGCGGAACTGGCCAACGGCTTTGCCCTTACCCGTGAGCTGGAGCTGGATGGCCTGCCCGCGCGCATCGCCTTGATGCCGGTGGAATGGCCGCCGCAACCCTGA
- a CDS encoding purine-nucleoside phosphorylase, which produces MIQEAVDAVRSRSAFQPDVAIILGTGLGALAEDIEVELAIPYTELPHFPVSTVETHTGRLLLGRLAGRRVVAMQGRFHRYEGYTLPQVSFPVRVMYLLGARTLVVSNACGGMNPLWDAGDLVLLDDHINLLGDSPLIGPNLDDLGPRFPDMSQPYDHGLQRLAQEVALELRIPLRRGVYVAVPGPNLETRAEYRMLRTMGADVVGMSTVPEVIVARHMDMRVLGISIITDRCLPDALEPADIQAIIRTAAAAEPRLTALIKGVLQRLA; this is translated from the coding sequence ATGATCCAGGAAGCGGTGGACGCGGTGCGCAGCCGCAGCGCGTTCCAGCCCGACGTCGCCATCATCCTGGGCACCGGGCTGGGCGCGCTGGCCGAGGACATCGAGGTCGAGCTAGCGATCCCCTATACCGAGCTCCCGCATTTCCCCGTTTCCACGGTCGAGACCCACACTGGCCGGCTGCTGCTCGGCCGCCTCGCCGGCCGCCGGGTCGTGGCCATGCAGGGCCGCTTCCACCGCTACGAGGGGTACACGCTGCCGCAGGTCAGTTTCCCGGTCCGCGTCATGTACCTGCTGGGCGCGCGCACGCTCGTGGTCTCGAATGCCTGCGGCGGCATGAACCCGCTCTGGGACGCGGGCGACCTGGTCCTGCTGGACGACCACATCAATCTGCTGGGCGATAGTCCGCTGATCGGCCCCAACCTGGACGACCTCGGCCCCCGCTTTCCGGACATGTCCCAGCCCTACGACCACGGGCTGCAGCGGCTGGCGCAGGAGGTCGCCCTCGAGCTGCGCATTCCCCTGCGCCGCGGCGTGTATGTCGCCGTGCCCGGCCCGAACCTAGAGACGCGCGCTGAGTACCGGATGCTGCGCACCATGGGCGCTGACGTGGTGGGCATGAGCACCGTGCCCGAGGTGATCGTGGCCCGGCACATGGACATGCGCGTGCTGGGCATCAGCATTATCACCGACCGCTGCCTGCCGGACGCCCTCGAGCCGGCGGACATCCAGGCCATCATCCGCACGGCCGCCGCGGCCGAGCCCAGGCTGACGGCGCTGATCAAGGGCGTACTGCAGCGGCTGGCGTGA